AGACACTGCTCGCCGAGTTCACCGCCCGCGAGGGCGCGGAGGACGAGGTCGCCCGCCTGATCCTGGACTACGCCCAGAAGGTGCGCGAGGAAGACGGCAACCTCGCGTTCGACGTCTACACCAAGGCGTCCGATCCACGCGCCTACTGGATCTTCGAGGTGTACCGGGACGAGGACGCCTTCCGGACACACCTGAA
This region of Streptomyces caelestis genomic DNA includes:
- a CDS encoding putative quinol monooxygenase; this translates as MNKTLLAEFTAREGAEDEVARLILDYAQKVREEDGNLAFDVYTKASDPRAYWIFEVYRDEDAFRTHLKAPYGVPFNTALAPLIEEDASALTFLDPVA